Proteins from one Blattabacterium cuenoti genomic window:
- a CDS encoding ATP-dependent Clp protease ATP-binding subunit produces the protein MIHYYSSKIIKKVFFSYSDEDMENDNSSTSYSYGSGGSGAGSGYYGGASIKSKTPVLDNFGRDLNAIAIEGKLDPVVGRDKEVERVSQILSRRKKNNPLLIGEPGVGKSAIAEGLALRIVQKKVSRVLYNKRVVVLDLASLVAGTKYRGQFEERIKTIINESEKNSGLILFIDEIHTMIGAGGTTGSLDASNIFKPALARGYIQCIGATTLNEYRQYIEKDGALERRFQKIIVQPSSEEETIEILKKIKGEYESHHNVLYTEKAIKSCVTLTVRYLVDRHLPDKAIDALDESGSRVHIKNIKVPQEIVILEKELENIRKEKSKVVKSQKYEEAARLRDTEKRIEKQLIKAQKEWEKSSKENKEIVSEENIEEVVSMMSGVPVKKIAQAEMRKLNRMTDILKEKIIGQDEAIEKIVKAVQRNRTGLKDPNSPIGSFIFLGQTGVGKTYLAKIFSKELFDSEESLIRLDMSEYMEKFSVSRLIGAPPGYVGYEEGGQLTEIIRRKPYSVILLDEIEKAHHEVFNILLQMLDYGCVTDSIGRKINFKNTVIIFTSNTGTQQLKEFGKGIGFHTKARQSNNYIKNILEQSLKRTFPPEFLNRIDDILIFNSLTRENISKITSIELKKIILHVSNLGYRLTLLPEVINFIQKKGFDHEYGARPLKRVMETFIKNPISECIINETLKKGDIISLRMNKKNNNTEALIQKI, from the coding sequence ATGATTCATTATTACTCGTCAAAAATTATAAAAAAAGTTTTTTTCTCTTATTCAGATGAAGACATGGAAAATGATAATAGTTCTACTTCTTATTCTTACGGATCAGGAGGAAGTGGAGCAGGATCAGGTTATTATGGAGGAGCTTCAATAAAAAGCAAAACTCCTGTTTTGGATAATTTTGGGAGAGATTTGAATGCTATAGCAATAGAAGGTAAATTAGATCCAGTAGTTGGAAGAGACAAAGAAGTAGAACGTGTTTCTCAAATATTGAGTAGAAGAAAGAAAAACAATCCTTTACTTATAGGAGAACCTGGGGTAGGAAAATCAGCAATAGCCGAAGGATTAGCGCTTCGTATTGTGCAAAAAAAAGTATCTAGGGTATTATACAATAAAAGAGTGGTTGTTTTGGATTTAGCCAGCTTGGTCGCTGGAACTAAATATAGAGGACAATTTGAAGAAAGAATAAAGACAATTATAAATGAATCAGAAAAAAATTCTGGTCTAATCCTTTTTATAGATGAAATACACACAATGATTGGAGCAGGAGGAACAACAGGATCATTAGATGCATCTAATATATTTAAACCGGCTTTGGCACGAGGATATATTCAATGTATTGGAGCCACTACATTGAATGAATATAGACAATATATAGAAAAAGATGGAGCTTTAGAACGAAGATTTCAAAAAATTATAGTACAACCCTCTTCTGAGGAAGAAACTATAGAAATATTGAAAAAAATAAAAGGGGAATATGAGAGTCATCACAATGTTCTTTATACAGAAAAAGCAATAAAATCTTGTGTAACTCTAACTGTCCGCTATCTTGTAGACCGTCATTTACCTGATAAAGCTATTGATGCTTTAGATGAATCAGGATCTCGCGTGCATATTAAAAATATAAAAGTTCCTCAGGAGATAGTCATTCTGGAAAAAGAATTAGAAAATATTCGTAAAGAAAAATCTAAAGTTGTTAAAAGCCAAAAATACGAGGAAGCTGCACGTTTACGTGATACAGAAAAACGTATAGAAAAACAATTGATAAAGGCTCAAAAGGAATGGGAAAAATCTTCTAAAGAAAATAAAGAAATCGTATCTGAAGAAAATATTGAAGAAGTAGTATCTATGATGAGTGGAGTTCCAGTAAAAAAAATAGCTCAAGCTGAAATGAGAAAGTTAAATAGAATGACAGACATATTAAAAGAAAAAATAATAGGTCAAGATGAAGCAATAGAAAAGATAGTAAAAGCAGTTCAAAGAAACAGAACTGGATTAAAAGATCCTAATTCTCCTATAGGTTCTTTTATTTTTTTAGGACAAACAGGTGTAGGGAAAACCTATTTAGCAAAAATTTTCTCAAAAGAACTATTTGATTCAGAAGAATCATTAATACGTCTAGATATGAGTGAATATATGGAAAAATTTTCTGTTTCTAGATTAATAGGGGCTCCTCCAGGTTATGTTGGTTATGAAGAAGGAGGACAATTAACAGAAATTATACGTCGTAAACCATATTCTGTAATATTGTTGGATGAAATAGAAAAAGCACATCATGAAGTATTTAATATTTTATTGCAAATGTTGGATTACGGATGTGTAACAGACAGTATTGGAAGAAAAATAAATTTTAAAAATACCGTAATTATTTTTACGTCAAATACAGGGACACAACAATTAAAAGAATTCGGTAAAGGAATTGGATTCCATACTAAAGCACGACAATCAAATAATTACATTAAAAATATCCTAGAGCAATCTTTAAAAAGAACTTTTCCTCCAGAATTTTTAAATAGAATAGACGATATTCTTATTTTTAACTCTTTAACACGAGAAAATATATCTAAGATAACTTCTATAGAATTAAAAAAGATAATACTTCATGTTTCTAATCTAGGTTATAGGTTAACTTTATTACCTGAAGTAATAAACTTTATTCAAAAAAAAGGATTTGATCATGAATACGGAGCTCGTCCTTTAAAAAGAGTAATGGAAACATTTATTAAAAATCCTATATCAGAATGTATTATTAATGAAACATTAAAAAAAGGAGATATAATCTCATTGAGAATGAATAAAAAAAATAACAACACAGAAGCTTTAATTCAAAAAATATGA
- a CDS encoding endonuclease III domain-containing protein — protein MNLLFFKKKTEIIEKILDSLYPNPRSTLYYINEYTLLIAILLTAKSKEKKVNEITKCLFKKIKYPKDILHFSVEKIKNFIKNIGLHNKKSKNIYDLSITLLKNYNSFIPKNISKLKSLPGIGHKTASVFLSHVSNIPVFPVDSHIHRMMNRWELSNGKNVKKTEEDAKRIFNKKNWKKLHFQIIFYAREYSPSQNWDLNKDIIYQKLLKKKLLER, from the coding sequence ATGAATCTTCTTTTTTTCAAAAAAAAAACGGAAATAATTGAAAAAATATTAGATTCTTTATATCCAAATCCAAGGAGCACTCTATATTATATAAATGAATACACCTTGCTTATAGCTATTCTCCTTACAGCAAAAAGTAAGGAGAAAAAAGTAAATGAAATAACAAAATGTTTATTTAAAAAAATAAAATATCCCAAGGATATTTTGCATTTTTCTGTTGAAAAAATAAAAAATTTTATAAAAAATATAGGTCTTCATAACAAAAAATCAAAAAATATTTATGACTTGTCTATTACTTTGTTGAAAAACTATAATAGTTTTATCCCTAAAAACATTTCCAAATTAAAATCTTTGCCCGGAATAGGACATAAAACAGCATCTGTTTTTTTATCTCATGTATCAAATATTCCTGTATTTCCTGTAGATTCTCATATTCATAGAATGATGAATCGTTGGGAATTGAGTAATGGAAAAAATGTTAAAAAAACGGAAGAGGATGCAAAACGAATTTTCAATAAAAAAAATTGGAAAAAATTACATTTTCAAATTATTTTTTATGCAAGAGAATATTCTCCTTCTCAAAATTGGGATCTAAATAAAGATATAATTTATCAAAAATTATTAAAAAAAAAATTGTTAGAAAGGTAA
- a CDS encoding DUF3127 domain-containing protein, giving the protein MEIIGIVKKLFKTQKFDSGFRKREIVLTTEEPYPQNILIEFIQDKVDLLDNIKQKDKIKIFINLRGREWTNPEGVIKYFNSIQGWKIEDSSSSKTSSISPSLSSDDFDDLPF; this is encoded by the coding sequence ATGGAAATTATAGGAATAGTTAAAAAGCTTTTTAAAACTCAAAAATTTGATAGTGGATTTAGAAAAAGAGAAATTGTTCTTACTACTGAAGAACCATATCCGCAAAATATATTAATTGAATTTATTCAAGATAAGGTAGATTTGTTAGATAATATAAAACAAAAAGATAAAATAAAAATTTTTATCAATCTTCGTGGAAGAGAATGGACTAATCCTGAAGGAGTTATTAAATATTTTAATTCCATACAAGGATGGAAAATAGAAGATTCTAGTTCTTCAAAAACATCCTCTATATCTCCATCTTTATCTTCTGATGATTTTGATGATTTACCTTTCTAA
- a CDS encoding SPFH domain-containing protein, producing MSIFSLLFYGILTILILSIVSGFIFIVNQETAFIIERMGKFHSIRYAGLNFKIPILDHIVGKLTLKIQQLDILVDTKTKDNVFVKVKISVQFKVIKEKVYEAFYKLDNSHSQITSYIFDVVRAEVPKMRLDDLFERKDHIALVVKGELEGSMLDYGYSIIKALVTDLDPDEQVKQAMNRINTAEREKVAAEYKAEADRIKIVAKARAEAESKKLQGKGTADQRREIARGILESVEVLNNVGINSQEASALIVVTQHYDTLQSMGEGSNTNLILLPNSPGSASEMLNNMITSFNISNQIGETLKKKNKKNKS from the coding sequence ATGAGTATTTTTAGTTTATTATTTTATGGAATATTAACTATTTTAATTTTGTCTATTGTCTCTGGTTTCATTTTTATAGTTAATCAAGAAACTGCTTTTATCATTGAAAGAATGGGTAAATTTCATAGTATTCGTTATGCTGGATTAAATTTTAAAATTCCAATTTTAGATCATATAGTAGGAAAACTAACTTTAAAAATTCAACAATTAGACATTTTAGTGGATACAAAAACAAAAGATAATGTTTTTGTTAAAGTGAAAATATCAGTTCAGTTTAAAGTAATCAAAGAAAAAGTATATGAAGCTTTTTATAAATTAGATAATTCTCATTCTCAAATTACTTCTTATATTTTTGATGTTGTTAGAGCAGAGGTACCAAAAATGCGTTTAGATGATCTTTTTGAAAGAAAAGATCACATAGCACTCGTAGTGAAAGGAGAATTAGAAGGATCTATGTTAGATTATGGATATTCCATTATTAAAGCATTAGTTACAGATCTAGATCCCGATGAACAAGTAAAACAAGCTATGAATCGTATTAATACAGCTGAGAGAGAAAAAGTAGCAGCTGAGTATAAAGCGGAAGCTGATAGGATTAAAATTGTTGCTAAAGCGAGAGCAGAGGCTGAAAGTAAAAAATTACAAGGAAAAGGAACAGCAGATCAACGTAGAGAGATAGCTAGAGGGATATTAGAATCTGTTGAAGTATTAAATAATGTAGGAATAAATTCACAGGAAGCTTCAGCCTTGATTGTAGTAACACAACATTATGACACTCTTCAATCCATGGGAGAAGGAAGTAATACAAATTTAATTTTATTACCTAATTCTCCAGGATCAGCTAGTGAAATGTTGAATAATATGATTACTTCATTTAATATTTCTAATCAAATTGGAGAAACACTCAAAAAAAAGAATAAAAAAAATAAATCATAA
- a CDS encoding iron-sulfur cluster assembly protein — protein sequence MKENYSLEDRIISVLKSIYDPEIEVDIYELGLIYDIQISNEKKVKIIMTLTTPNCPVAESLPIEIKNKVESLKEIKNVDVVLTFDPPWSREFMSEEARLELGLL from the coding sequence ATGAAAGAAAATTATTCTTTAGAAGATCGTATTATTTCTGTTTTAAAAAGTATATATGATCCTGAAATAGAGGTAGATATTTATGAACTTGGTCTTATTTATGATATTCAGATTTCCAATGAAAAAAAAGTTAAAATCATAATGACTTTAACTACACCAAATTGTCCAGTAGCAGAGAGTTTACCAATTGAGATCAAAAATAAAGTTGAATCCTTGAAAGAAATAAAAAATGTAGATGTAGTCTTAACATTTGATCCTCCTTGGAGTAGAGAATTCATGAGCGAAGAAGCTCGTTTAGAACTTGGTTTATTATAA
- a CDS encoding M16 family metallopeptidase gives MKNKLFKEIIILIATIFSTTIMFSNTVNRNIPPKSLKRKITINIKKPEFFRMKNGLKVLVSENHKLPLVRIGLELDCSPFLEKDKAGIKKIFGKMLRAGTKNRSKEELDETIDHIGSNLYTSFFEISISTLKKNLNKSVSIVSDILINSKFDNSKELEKIIKQRIIDIRLSEKDPNSILQRVKNVLYFGKDHPYGEYETHDTIKNITLDDLKRLYDKYYIPNIFYLSFIGDISKKEAKKLCSLYFSKWKRKPFVNDNKYVKKEYILPSETEINIVDVPSLTQSTICFGGPVRFKKSDPSYFSSILANGILGGGPQSRLFLNLREKKAYTYGAYSVLKSDKNIGYFSVYTQVRSKVTEKAIKDILDEIVKINKEKVSYEELDIKKKEISGQFILDLEDPNRINDLFISEKRNNLSNGFYKNYLKKIQSVTRENIRQSSQKIFSIKKGRIIVIGKSNDILPNIKKLGYPIRFFNPNGSFLKKDEK, from the coding sequence ATGAAAAATAAACTTTTTAAAGAAATTATTATTCTTATTGCAACAATTTTTTCAACAACAATTATGTTTTCTAACACTGTTAATCGTAATATTCCTCCCAAATCTTTAAAAAGGAAAATTACTATCAATATCAAAAAACCTGAATTTTTTCGGATGAAAAATGGTTTGAAAGTTCTTGTTTCAGAAAATCATAAACTTCCTTTAGTTAGAATTGGTTTGGAATTAGACTGTAGTCCTTTTTTGGAAAAAGATAAAGCTGGAATAAAAAAAATTTTTGGTAAAATGCTTCGTGCTGGAACAAAAAATCGTTCCAAGGAAGAATTAGATGAAACGATTGATCATATAGGATCTAATTTATATACTTCTTTTTTTGAAATATCAATTTCTACTTTAAAAAAGAATTTAAATAAATCTGTTTCTATAGTCAGTGATATATTAATAAATAGTAAATTTGATAATTCCAAAGAATTGGAAAAAATTATCAAACAAAGAATCATAGACATTCGTCTTTCTGAAAAGGATCCTAATTCTATTTTACAACGAGTTAAAAATGTTTTATACTTTGGAAAAGATCATCCTTATGGAGAGTATGAAACTCATGATACTATTAAAAATATAACTCTTGATGATTTAAAAAGATTATATGATAAATATTATATTCCAAATATTTTTTATCTCTCTTTTATAGGAGATATTTCAAAAAAAGAAGCGAAAAAATTATGCAGTTTATATTTTTCTAAGTGGAAAAGAAAGCCATTTGTGAATGATAATAAATATGTAAAAAAAGAATATATTCTTCCATCTGAAACAGAAATAAATATAGTAGATGTTCCTTCTCTTACACAATCTACGATTTGTTTTGGAGGTCCAGTTCGTTTTAAGAAAAGTGACCCTTCATATTTTTCTTCTATATTAGCCAATGGTATATTAGGTGGAGGACCTCAAAGTCGTTTATTTTTAAACCTTAGAGAAAAAAAAGCTTATACATATGGAGCTTATTCTGTTTTAAAATCTGATAAAAATATTGGTTATTTTTCCGTTTATACTCAGGTTAGGAGTAAAGTAACAGAAAAAGCGATTAAAGATATATTAGATGAAATTGTAAAGATAAATAAGGAAAAAGTTTCTTATGAGGAATTAGATATTAAGAAAAAAGAGATCAGTGGACAATTTATTCTTGATTTAGAAGATCCCAATAGGATTAATGATCTTTTTATCTCTGAAAAAAGAAATAATCTTTCGAATGGATTTTATAAAAACTATTTAAAAAAAATTCAATCAGTTACTAGAGAAAATATACGTCAGTCATCTCAAAAAATATTTTCTATTAAAAAAGGTAGGATTATAGTTATTGGAAAATCTAATGATATATTACCTAATATAAAAAAATTAGGTTATCCGATTCGTTTTTTTAATCCAAACGGATCTTTCTTAAAAAAAGATGAAAAATGA
- a CDS encoding M16 family metallopeptidase: MFNYLNSKELYKIKFFEEKLSNGLHVILHQDKTNPLVSVSVLYHVGSKNETPGKSGFAHFFEHLMFEGSKNIKKGEYFKYIASNGGKNNAYTNYDETCYYEILPSNRLPLALWLESERMLHAKVDEESINTQREVVKEEKKMRMENQPYVTALSEIIPSLLFKKHPYKYPIIGFEKDLDTATENDYKKFYKTYYVPNNAVLVVAGDFDMNEARRLIKRYFSSIPKGKIDFRMKEIKEEPIQKEIFSTYVDKNTKVPGVFLSYRVPKMTNKDSYILKIIDHVLSSGESSRIMKTVVNSKQIASYAGSFFDTMEDYGIFIIYGLINPGITLDDLTKTIDDEIDLLKEKGITEYELEKQRNIFEKKFLSDNYYMSGIAENLAHYYLYYNDANLINTDIKKYREITVEDIKRVANKYLNKNSRVRLYNVPSSDEK, from the coding sequence ATGTTTAATTATTTAAATTCCAAAGAATTGTATAAAATAAAATTTTTTGAAGAAAAATTATCAAATGGATTACATGTTATTTTACATCAAGATAAAACAAATCCTTTGGTTTCTGTTTCTGTTTTATATCATGTAGGAAGTAAAAATGAAACTCCAGGAAAATCAGGTTTTGCTCATTTTTTTGAACATCTTATGTTTGAAGGATCTAAAAACATTAAAAAAGGAGAATACTTTAAATATATAGCATCTAATGGTGGAAAAAATAATGCTTATACAAATTACGATGAAACTTGTTATTATGAAATTTTACCATCTAATCGTCTTCCATTGGCTTTATGGTTAGAATCTGAGAGAATGCTTCATGCCAAAGTAGATGAAGAAAGTATTAATACACAAAGAGAAGTGGTGAAAGAAGAAAAAAAAATGCGAATGGAAAATCAACCATATGTAACAGCTCTTTCGGAAATCATTCCTTCTTTATTGTTCAAAAAACATCCATATAAATATCCTATTATTGGATTTGAAAAAGATTTAGATACAGCTACGGAAAATGATTATAAAAAATTTTATAAAACATATTACGTTCCAAATAATGCTGTTTTAGTTGTAGCAGGTGATTTTGATATGAATGAAGCAAGAAGATTAATTAAGAGATATTTTTCTTCCATTCCAAAAGGTAAAATAGATTTTAGAATGAAAGAAATAAAAGAAGAACCCATTCAAAAAGAAATATTTTCTACATATGTAGATAAAAACACGAAAGTACCTGGAGTGTTTTTATCGTATAGAGTTCCTAAAATGACCAATAAAGACTCTTATATACTAAAAATAATAGATCATGTTTTATCTTCTGGAGAAAGTTCCCGAATTATGAAAACAGTTGTTAATTCTAAACAAATAGCTTCTTATGCAGGTTCTTTTTTTGACACAATGGAAGATTATGGAATTTTTATTATATATGGTCTTATTAATCCAGGAATTACTTTAGATGATTTAACAAAAACAATAGATGATGAAATTGATTTATTAAAAGAAAAAGGTATTACAGAATATGAATTGGAAAAACAGAGAAATATTTTTGAAAAAAAATTTTTATCTGATAATTATTACATGAGTGGAATAGCTGAAAATTTAGCTCATTATTATTTATATTATAATGATGCAAATTTAATTAATACCGATATAAAGAAATATCGTGAGATAACCGTAGAAGATATAAAGAGAGTCGCTAACAAGTATTTAAATAAAAACAGTAGAGTTCGTTTATACAATGTTCCAAGTTCCGATGAAAAATAA
- a CDS encoding c-type cytochrome — protein MNMKKFLSFVFFLLLFTFFPKIKGNANEGDPNEGAILFKKNCTACHSIDLEKKMIGPALAGVTKKRSREWLHKWIVNNKSLRESGDKEAIAIYKEYGNLEMNLFPQLSNKQVDDILSFIQNPIIKKKEKVENHEEKDYESKNEIEEGQFLTKLIVFCFSILSLILLWTLYRIQFLTRLLNKPRTLVFEKKDFLINILYKKILGRKKIRWRMLSCFVGFLSIFTIYEFWNFLMKIDVNKGYKPEQPIYFSHKIHSDINGIDCQYCHSSAKYGKVSSIPSANVCMNCHITINEYKGSYLEKGKSRNEYNQEIQKIYYSVGWNPETREYSKETHPIKWIRIHNMPDFVYFDHSQHVITGEKMIKQLKKVNLVCNACHGDVQKMDQVEMSNDFTMEWCISCHRNAKVDIHNQYYKKYFINDIKKEKKITVDMVGGTECGKCHY, from the coding sequence ATGAATATGAAAAAATTTTTATCTTTCGTATTTTTCTTACTCTTATTTACTTTTTTTCCTAAAATAAAAGGTAATGCTAATGAAGGGGATCCTAATGAAGGGGCCATTCTTTTTAAAAAAAATTGCACAGCCTGTCATTCTATAGATTTAGAAAAAAAAATGATAGGACCAGCTTTAGCTGGAGTAACTAAAAAGAGAAGTCGTGAATGGTTACATAAATGGATTGTAAATAATAAATCATTGAGAGAAAGTGGAGATAAAGAAGCCATAGCTATTTATAAAGAGTATGGAAATTTAGAAATGAATTTATTTCCTCAATTATCAAATAAACAGGTAGATGATATTTTATCCTTTATTCAAAATCCAATAATAAAAAAAAAAGAAAAAGTAGAAAATCATGAAGAAAAAGATTATGAAAGTAAAAATGAAATAGAAGAAGGACAATTTCTAACTAAATTAATTGTTTTTTGTTTTAGTATTTTATCTTTAATATTACTTTGGACTTTATATAGAATTCAATTTTTAACTAGGCTATTAAATAAACCTAGAACTTTAGTTTTTGAAAAAAAGGATTTTTTAATAAACATTTTATATAAAAAAATTTTAGGTAGAAAAAAAATAAGATGGAGGATGTTATCTTGTTTTGTAGGGTTTTTGTCTATTTTCACGATATATGAATTTTGGAATTTTTTAATGAAAATAGATGTTAACAAAGGATACAAGCCTGAACAACCCATTTATTTTTCTCATAAAATTCATTCTGATATCAATGGAATTGACTGTCAATACTGTCATTCTTCAGCAAAATATGGTAAAGTATCTAGTATTCCTTCAGCAAATGTCTGTATGAATTGTCACATTACTATTAATGAATATAAAGGAAGTTATTTAGAAAAAGGAAAAAGTAGAAATGAATATAACCAAGAAATACAGAAAATATATTATTCTGTAGGATGGAATCCGGAAACTAGAGAATATTCCAAAGAAACTCATCCAATTAAATGGATACGTATACACAATATGCCAGATTTTGTTTATTTTGATCATTCTCAACATGTTATAACTGGAGAAAAAATGATCAAACAACTTAAAAAAGTAAATTTAGTTTGCAATGCTTGTCATGGTGATGTTCAAAAAATGGATCAAGTAGAGATGTCCAACGATTTTACTATGGAATGGTGTATTTCTTGTCATAGAAATGCAAAAGTTGATATTCACAATCAATATTATAAAAAGTATTTTATCAATGACATAAAAAAAGAAAAAAAAATAACCGTAGATATGGTTGGTGGGACAGAATGTGGTAAATGTCATTATTAA